AAACTTATAGAAATAGAAGATATAGACAGGGTGTGGCAGACAATTATGCGATGGCTGCGATACTTTTTCCCAGATCGATATGGACTATCGATTCCTAGACACTCAGAGGTGTTTTATCGCAGATCGGCAATTGTTGACCCCTAATATAAATTATACCGAAAATTGTAGATATTCTAAAGTTTCCTTAGAATAATATTCAGCCATTTTACTTTATCATTTGATTCCGAGCGTTCTGAGAAGCTCACCCACATAGTCTCTAATATTAGGTGCTTATTTGTCTGGAAAAGAGCGCTATAGTTGATGTCATCATAATTGTAAAAAGTTCTTCCGTTTTTATCAAATGATTTTAATATGGGGGCGTATTTTACAGAAACAAAAATTATACCTCCTGGTTTTACGGATCTTTCAAATTTATCAATGAAATTACTTGCCTGATCGTGTGGTGTATGAACGAGAGAAGCACATGACCAAACCGCGTCAAATTCTTCATGGTATTCTAATTCATTGAAGTCCATCCATAAACAATAACTGTAAGGATTTTCTCTGCACTTTAATACCATTTGCCAAGATGCATCAATGGATACGACAATAAACCCTGACTGAATAAAGTGTCTTGTGTCCCGGCCAACTCCACATCCAGCATCTAAAATACGTCCACCTCGTGGTAAATAGGATATAAATTGACTCCATAGATGATCTAAATTTAAATGGGCTGTTCCTTCTCGATATTCATCTGCGAATCGATCATAATATGAGATAGAATTTTTTAATCTTTTTTGATGTACATTTGGACCCTGAATGAAGTGCTCTGTACCTCTGCCTGATAATTCTGCTAAACGATCCTCGAGACGAAGAATTGCACTTTCTAATGCACCGTCAATTGCACGAGGGAATACAATATCGTCATATATTTCTGGATCCCCTTTTAGCCATCTCGTTATACACAACTCAAATCTAGCGATATGATCCGATTATTTGCAAGTGAATAGGAAGAAATGGGTTGGGTAGCGGAAGAACTGTCAGGGATCGATTTAGGCGACCAACGCTTGAATGCACGGTCGATCAAGTTGTTGCGGCGATTGTCGGAAAAGCCGTCAGCCAGTATTCCGGCGGCTTGTGGTGGCTGGGCCGAGACCGTCGCCGCCTACCGGTTTTTATCGCAAGAAGCGCTGGAATGGCAAGATATTCTGCAACCGCATATGGCTTGTACGCAGACCCGGATGCAAAGCCATCCGGTGGTGCTTTGCCTACAGGATACGACCGAACTGGACTTCAATGGTCGAAGCGCCGACGGACTGGGCCCCTTGTCCTATGAAGCTCAGCGCGGCATGTATCTGCATCCGACGTTTGCGGTCACCCCGGAGCGCTTACCGTTGGGTGTCATTGATGCCTGGATGTGGGCACGGGAAGCGAAAGACGAACAGGGCGAACGCCCCGGCATTTCGGAAAGCGTGCGCTGGATAGAAGGTTACGAACGCATCGCCGAACGCGCCCAGGAACTGCCCGATACGCGCTTGGTGTATGTGGCGGATCGCGAGGGCGACATATTGGCGCTGATGCAGCGGGCTCATGCGCTGAACCACTCGGCCGACTGGCTGATTCGCGCCAAACACAACCGGAAATTACCGGACGACAGCGGTAAATGTTGGGATCGGGTCGCGGAAACCGAGGTGCTGGGCGAACTGCAATTCTATTTGCCGCCGCGCCCGGGACGCAAAGGACGGCCGATTGTCCAGCAGATCCGTGCGTTACGCGTGAGTCTGCCAACTGCCAATAAGGAGATGTTTGAAGTGACCGCCCTGCAGGCCACGGAAGTCGATCCACCGACCGGTGAAAAACCTGTGGAATGGCGTCTACTGACGAATCGCGAAGCACCGGCTTTGGCCGAGGCGGCGACCCTAATCGACTGGTATCGCTGCCGCTGGGAGATCGAAATATTTTTCAACATCTTGAAAAACGGCTGTCAGGTGGAAGCCTTGCAATTAGCGGCGATGCCGCGCATCGAATTAGCGCTGAGTTTGTTCATGATCGTGGCCTGGCGAATCGGCTTTCTGATGCGTTTGGGCCGGAGCTGTCCGGATATGGACTGCGAGATCGTGTTTGACCGGGAAGAATGGCAAGCCGCTTGGTTGGTAGCTCGAAAGCCCTTGCCGCCGGCACCGCCCAAACTCAATGAGGCCATCCGAGTAATTGCCAGCTTTGGTGGCTTTTTAGGGCGCAAGGGCGACGGTGAACCGGGCGTGAAAAGTCTCTGGCAAGGTCTGCAGCGCGTCATGGACTTCGCCATGGGCATTCGCGCCGTGAGAGAGACGCAGGGTTATGTATAAAAGGATGCCTTTTAGCTCATCTTTTGCAGCCATTTCCAAAAGTCGTATATGTGCTCCCCATTGTCCAAGCAATTGACGTAGTGCGGGTTGATCGACTACGCCTGCTTCATGCTCAATCAGTTCGAGTGACTGTTTTCCAATGGCAACTATTTGATCGAGTAATTCCCTATCGGTTTGTGAAAGTTGTCGTAAACCGCTAGCAACAAGATATGTGAGAGTTCGAAACGGAAGTTTATTTTTCTTATGCTCTAGACGAGTTTTTAACGCAAATTTGTCATATAGTAGAACTGATTGAATCCTAAGTTCACGAAGAGGGCCGTAAAACTTTGTTAACTGCCTAATAATTTCATCTCTTTCTTGTGTTTGTTGTGTTATCTTCAAAGTTACTAATGTTAATTCATTTTGTCGCTTGTTTTGTTTAGATTGAATAAAAAGAGTTATTAAAACAGTGGTTAATCCAACTAAAATTGGCCCCCAAGCCTTTACGACTTCCACATCCCAATTAAATGGATTTATCATTGTACTTTCCTGGGTTTGTGATCAATTACGCTATTATTTAAATATTTAAAAGAAGCGATGTTGTCTTAAAAATAGATTAATCATAACTATTTCTTTATTTTTGGTATGATAATTCCGGTTTTTGTAAGGAGCATATCTACATATTCTTTTTTATTATCCGGCCCATAACTGACATGTATGGGCCGGTCTTCGCCATAAAAGTACAGCCGATCATAAGGCATATTTTCGGCAATCCAATCGGCGACTTCCCGCATGTTTTCATCGTCAACGATGAAATCAACTGCAGCACCAAGCCGCGGGCAAATTAGGTTTTTCTTGCTGTTCAGTTCATACGCGGCATGTTGATCCAATTTCGGAGCAACCCGTTTTTTAATGTGCTTACCCAATTCATGTGAACAAAAGCCGTAGGACAGCCTGATCATACCGAAATAATCAATTACGGGATCGAGTATATTGATCGCTAGATCGTATAGCGCGTTATAGCTATCGGCTTGTTTGGGGAGATTGGGTATACCTGTGGCTTGTTGAGTTTCCCCGCATTCGATGAGTTGTCTATACGTCAGATAGTTTCCACACGGTTCATCTAGATCGGGTGTTGAACGACTACGAATCAGTTCAAAGCCATCGATTTCCCAGCGTGCACGGGCTAATGTTTGCCGAAATTCTTCCGGTTTGGGACCGTAACCGCTTAAGTCGAATAGGTTTAAGGCCAGTAATTGCTCATCAAAATTTAGCTGTTCGGCGTAGTGCGGGAATTCCTCATTGATAAAGCGGGACTTTACATACAGGTAGGTGGGTTCAAATTCTTCGCCGTATTCGTAGAGATCGAATGTTTGTTCTCGCAGATTGATCTTGACGCGCTCCAGCAAGCGCGGAATAGGTTGATCCTCAAAATCGTCGTAGCGCATCAAGCTTAATTTGCCGGATTGGATGTGGATTTTTATCAAATCCGTTTGTTCGATATCGCCATACAAAATCGTGGCGCAGCCGATGTATATCCTCAGCAAAGCCGGTAGTTCCTGAACCATGCTGGTGTGCAGATGCAACGCCTCGCCTTCATCCAGATATCCTAGGCCTTGTTCTGTCGAGTGTTGGCAGGCTGCCGCAATGAGTTCGGCATTGCTAATCTTGAATAAAATCGATTTGGCTGTTTCGATGGCATTTGGATAATCGCCAAAAAAGGCCTTGATGTCTTTTTGTAACCCCGCTTCTAAATGTTTGTAGGGTTTGCGTTTGGAAAAGGCCTGTAACGCGAAATAGGTGATTAAGTCTTCGATTTTGCTTTGCTGGGCTTGCTCGAACAGCGCTTCGTCATTGTTGTCTAGCGTAAAGCGAATGGCTTTGTTGACGGTGCCAAAGGCTTCGGTGAGTTCAACCAGCGAATCGACTTCCGATTTGTCGGGTAGCCGCCCAAGCTCCAGAATTTTCTGCCACAGCGGGTCGAGAAGGTGTTTGTAAGCCAGATATTTTTTCTCATTACGAGAAAGTTTAGGCTCCGCCGGTGAAACAGGTCTACGCGATAGGCGTAAAACGTTGCGTTGGCTACGTTGCCGGCCGAGTAGAAAGCGTTGTTCCGCGTCTTGATTTTTAAAAACGAAGAAGATGCCTGGGGCGACCGGGATAGTGTCCGTTTCTAAGGTTTCCGATATAAAGTCTTTTAGTTCGCTTTGGGTAAAGTATTTCTGGAAGGTATTGCGTTGGGTGATGACGCCGTCGTTAAAAGCTTGGCCTTTGAATGCATTCTGATTAAATAGCATGGCGGAAACCACTAACACTTGGTTAGCCAAATCATAAGCGCCGATTAATGCTTCCAGTCTTTCTTGGTAGTTTTCGATGACATTGATCACGAAGCCTAAATTAACAATGTCGGCGGCTTGCTTGGGCTGGTCGGGGGCGTAATGTGGATCCCAGCCGGACACGGTAATATCGTTTGCCGAAAGATTGCGGATATCGTCGCCTTTTCCGCAGCCGTAATCGAATACGCTTAACGAGCCGTCTAAAAATCCATGACGCGCTAAGCATTGCATTGGGGCGGATAAATTACTGCGGGAAAGTGCCGTGAGATGGCGGGAAATGCTTGCGCTTTCGGATAATTCAAGCCTTACGTTATCGGTAGTTTCGTCGTTGCCTATCGGTACAAACTGGTAATCAATGAGCTGAAAGCCTTTTTCGGCTATTAAAGCCTCCCAAGCTTGTTTGAAGCCGATTTGTATCGGATTTTCGAATAGCCCAAGCTGTTCGGCTGTCTCCGTTAACTGGCGAAACTGCTCGATGTTAGGAGCATCTTTACCGACTAACAATTCCTTACGATGTAAAATCGGCGGATTAAATGAGGCTTGATAGCTGCGTTTTTCGACTCTTTGCGCCGTTAGGTCAATGCGGTAACTCTTTTCTAGGGCGGGAAATGGGTCTTCAAAGAAATTGGGATACCAAAGTAATGACAGCACATTGGATTTGCCATCGTATTTGACGACATTGTAATCATGGCTCGGTTGTAAATTGGCTAACGCCTCGGCGGCCTTGATAGTCTGTTGTACTTCGCTCTTTTGCGATTCGGTTAGGCTGCAATGCCAATAAACGTTGTTAAGTACTTTCTTGCCAAGCATGGGGTTATATCCTGTCGCCAATTATTCCAATGCCAGTTCCCGTAAGCGGGTGACTTCTTCAACGATGCGTTGTCCGGCCCAGGCGATTTCTTCGATGGAAGTGTAACGTCCAAAACTGATCCGCACTGCGCCATAAAGCCTATCCCCTTCAATGCCCATGGCTCTTAAGACATGTGAGGCTTCGACCGCGCCACTGTTACAGGCCGATCCTGACGATATTGCAATCTCGTCTCTAAGTGCAATGATCAACGAGTCGGCACTGATCTGTTCAAAGCTGACGTTAATGATATTGGGTAGCTTGTGCTCTTGATCACCGTTGAAATATACGCCGTCTAGCTTGTTCAGTTGCTTGGTTAAAGCGTGTTGTAACGCTACAGCGTGTGCGTAATCTGCTTTCTGGGTGTCGTTGGCTAATTCAAATGCGGTTGCCATGCCGGCGATTTGATGAGTGGGCAGTGTTCCCGGCCTTAATCCGTGCTCTTGGCCTCCGCCATGCAGTAATGGAGTGAGATTGATCTTTTTTCGATTTCTAACAAACAAGCAGCCTATGCCTTTCGGGCCATAAAATTTATGCCCAGAAAGCGAAAGTAAATCGATGGGCGTTTCGGATAAATCAAGTGGCAGTTTGCCAGCGCTTTGGGCGGCGTCGACATGAAAAAACACGTCTTCTTGTTCTAGAGCTTTTGCAATTTGATTAATATCTTGAATGTAGCCCGTTTCGTTATTGACCTGCATTAATGAGACAAGAATGGTTTCGCTAGTGATCGCTGACAGCACTTGTTCAACGCTGATTTGGCCTTCTAAATCTGGGCGCAGGTAAGTTACACTAAAACCTATCGATTCAAGATACTTGCAAGTATCTAATACGGCTTTGTGTTCACTCGCCGAGGTAATGATGTGTTGTCCCTTACTTCGATAGCCGAGCGCGATACCCTTGATCGCTAGATTGTTGGATTCCGTTGCGCCGGACGTGAATATCAAATCGCCGGGCTTGCAGTTCAGGCAGGTCGCCATGTTTGTTCTGGAGTTTTCAACCAGATCATTGGCTCGTTCACCAAAAGCGTGCTGTAACGACGCAGGGTTTGCGAAGTTATCGTCTAATGTAAGGCTGCCGCAAAGAGTTAGTACAGCCTCGGGCGCCATGGGGGTGGTCGCCGCGTAGTCTAGGTAAATCTGATTTGCCAAGATAATTGATGTGTTGTTGTTAGGAATAGGTCAATAATATATGCCTTCGCTTGGAATATGAAGTTATACATAATTTTGAAGTGACTAATTACCTCTCTGAAAAAATGGTTGGGGACGTCACTATATCTATAGTGATGTAAAATGATTATTGCAGGTTCAAAATTTTTATTAACTCAAAACAAATTCCAGTATGAACAAATCCGACCTCATCGACGCCATCGCCAGCCACGCCAACCTGACCAAAGCCGACGCAGGCCGGGCACTGGATGGACTTATCCAATCCATCCAAACCGCATTGAAAGCTGGAGATTCTGTAGCATTAGTAGGCTTCGGTACTTTTGAAGTGAAAGAGCGTGCAGAGCGAACAGGTCGTAATCCGCAAACCGGTGCAGCCATTACGATCGCCGCTGCAAAACTGCCTGGTTTCAAAGCCGGCAAAGCCCTGAAAGACGCCGTTCAGTAAGGTTTAGGCCGCATCATTGCGGCCCCATGCCCCAGCCTTCCAGTTCCGACTGTCGTTTCACCGTGGTGACATCCAGATCGGTCATCCGGCCTTGGGTGCGGGTTAATGTGTCTTGCCGGCCGCTGGAGGCTGCGCCGTATTTCTGAGGATTGAGCCGGCTTCCCGTCCCGGTGAGTTGATCGAGATTGAGCATGGATGAGGCATTGGCGGCGGACGGCAAATGCCCGGTCTGAGCCAAAATGGCCAACCATTTGTCCAGGTTGACCTGTGTCCAGTCCACGCGATCCAGGTCTGCGACTTTGATGCCGGTACAAGTCGGACTTTCCGGCGTACCGAAATCCATGCCCAACTGCGGTTTGATTTGTTCGTTGAGAATGCGCGCAAGCGGCGAGTTGTAGCAGCAGTAACTTTCCTTGCGCACCCAACACACGCCAGCCACCTTGCTCTCGCAATAGGTGCCCAAGTCCGTGCAGACTTTGAGCTGTTTCTGGGCGGCGAGTTCGTATTCCGGTTCCTCGCAGGAATAGACGATCTGGATGATCATGATGATGATCATCACCACGGTATAGGCTGTCATCAACGTGCTGAGCAGTTCGCCCGCAACAGCGGCGCCACCACCCAACTCGACGCCGCCCGATTGGGCCGCCGGGGTCAAATTGCCCGCTGAATCGAATGCCGCCTGGCCGCCCGCACTGAAAAGCGCGTTACCGGCCGCTTCGCCAAAGGTCTGGCCGATCCATTCCGCCACCGATTTCATCAATTCGCCTTTGAGAGAATCGAGCAAGCCTTGCGAGGCAAGGTCGCTGGTGCTGAGCATGTCAGTGCCGACCAAATCATTCACCGTCGAGGCAAAATCCGCCTGAAAACTGTTCCAGGCATCGCCGGCCAACGTGAACGGGGTACGCATGGTTTCCCAAGCGCCTCGAATGGCCGAGGTGCTATCCATGGCCATCACCGCGCTGTCCATCTGACTGGTGGCGATCAACAGATCAATGTAACGTCCCAGTCCCATGGCTCCCTCGGGCGTTTCGCAGCAATCGACCAGGCTGAGTGCGCCACCGACCATTTTGCAACTGGCCGGTTTGCCCTGAAATACTTGGCACGTCGTCGGATCCTTTTGTTGTAGATCGGCATTGGCGTAGTCGCAATGCAAGTCCATCGCCATTTGCTGGGCGCTGTTGAGTAAGGCGACTGCCTTGCTGAAATCCTGACTTTGTGTGCGATTCACGCTGATGCAGTCTTCGCCCATACAGCGAATCGGTCCAGCGCATTGCTGTTGAGTGTGGCTTTGAATGCCGGGAACACCCACCGTTTGCCCGCAGTCGTAAGTATCGACGCTGTCCCAGCAGGTACCCGAGGCCAATACACTGGTGCATTGGCTTTTGATGAACGAGCAGCCTTTAGTTTCCAAGGACTCACAGGTCTTACTGGGCACACCGTTCGTCGGTGGCTCCAGACAGTGGGTGCCGGCGGTATCGGTCCAACATTGACCGTACTGATTCAAATCGCAGTTTCCGGCCGCCTGGATGTTCATGCAGGTATTTCGTATCCCACTTGAACTCGCCACCGGCGCTTGTGCCAAATCGGTACCGCAGACCATCACCTGCGAAGTCGGATCGACATAACAACCCGTAGCATTGGCGGGATCGTTCGTGCAACTCAATTGGCTGCCGGCCTGACAGATGCCATCGGTAATGGCATTGGCCAGATTCTGACAATTCGGACCGTCCCAGCTCCATTCGTCCTGGGTGATCAGTTTCGACAAGTCGTAGCGCAAGCGAATCCGCGAATAGCCTTCGCCGCGTCCAGAGACGCGGGTTTCTTCCTTGAACACCTTGATGCCGCTGCTATTGAAGGCATACAGCACGTTGGTGTTGGGATATTCGTTCCAACTGGTGTAAAGCTCGCAATCCCCGAACCAACCGCTGGCACCGGTATAGATCAACTGATTGTCGTAATAGACTCGAGTGTGGTCATCGTATTTGACGTATTCCAGCGTGGCGCTGGTGATGGCTTCCGGATGCAAGACCTCATACTTGACCTGCCAGGTAAACAAGCCGCAATCGGATTCCCAATAATCATCACCGACCCGGCCGACATACAAATCCATGCAGCCCGGCCCGCAACTGGAAAATCCGCCATCGCCACTGACGAAACGAATCAAGGGTTCGACATGGACTTGGTGAGTGGCGGTACAGCTTTGCGGTACGGTCGGTTGACGCAGACATAACTGATAGTCGGGGATACGGACCGACTGATTGGTCTCGGTTTGCGTTGTCACGGTAGTACAGTCAGAAAACGACTGCGCCCAAGGCGTGAAGTCGCTGAATACCTGATCGCCGTTTCGCCAAATCGGATCGGCTTGTAAGTCCGGGTGCGACTGGTGAGCGTTGTCGATCAGAGTGCGATAGGCTTCGCCGGTGAAGCTGGTTTCGCCGTTCAGGGTGGTCTGTGCATCGAGACCCGCCGCCAGTGTGCCGGGATTGTTACCGTAGAGATTGGCAAAATCGCTGGTCGTGGTAGAAGTGCTATTGGTATCCGGAAACAGCGTGCCGATCGAAATGGCGCTTTCCTGAGCTGTTCCCGGATTTAAGGTCAGTGTGCTGTTGCCAGTATCGATCGGAAACGCAAAACCATCTAGGACTTGCTGACCCAGTTGTTGGCCATCACGCCCAGCCGCCTGAATCGCATCGGCCCAGGACACACCAAAAGGCGTCCAGGCCAGGGTCACGCACAAAATTGCAGACAGTGTCTTCGTAAACCTACATTGCGGTTCGAATAACTCCTTGACGCCCATCACAGCCCCACGCAACAGTCCTGCCAACGCCACAACAGGTAGAGATGATCTTCACCCGGCCCCGGATAAGTGCGTCCCGCACCCCACTTG
Above is a window of Methylomonas koyamae DNA encoding:
- a CDS encoding cysteine desulfurase family protein; its protein translation is MANQIYLDYAATTPMAPEAVLTLCGSLTLDDNFANPASLQHAFGERANDLVENSRTNMATCLNCKPGDLIFTSGATESNNLAIKGIALGYRSKGQHIITSASEHKAVLDTCKYLESIGFSVTYLRPDLEGQISVEQVLSAITSETILVSLMQVNNETGYIQDINQIAKALEQEDVFFHVDAAQSAGKLPLDLSETPIDLLSLSGHKFYGPKGIGCLFVRNRKKINLTPLLHGGGQEHGLRPGTLPTHQIAGMATAFELANDTQKADYAHAVALQHALTKQLNKLDGVYFNGDQEHKLPNIINVSFEQISADSLIIALRDEIAISSGSACNSGAVEASHVLRAMGIEGDRLYGAVRISFGRYTSIEEIAWAGQRIVEEVTRLRELALE
- a CDS encoding class I SAM-dependent methyltransferase, with product MCITRWLKGDPEIYDDIVFPRAIDGALESAILRLEDRLAELSGRGTEHFIQGPNVHQKRLKNSISYYDRFADEYREGTAHLNLDHLWSQFISYLPRGGRILDAGCGVGRDTRHFIQSGFIVVSIDASWQMVLKCRENPYSYCLWMDFNELEYHEEFDAVWSCASLVHTPHDQASNFIDKFERSVKPGGIIFVSVKYAPILKSFDKNGRTFYNYDDINYSALFQTNKHLILETMWVSFSERSESNDKVKWLNIILRKL
- the traN gene encoding conjugal transfer mating pair stabilization protein TraN — protein: MGVKELFEPQCRFTKTLSAILCVTLAWTPFGVSWADAIQAAGRDGQQLGQQVLDGFAFPIDTGNSTLTLNPGTAQESAISIGTLFPDTNSTSTTTSDFANLYGNNPGTLAAGLDAQTTLNGETSFTGEAYRTLIDNAHQSHPDLQADPIWRNGDQVFSDFTPWAQSFSDCTTVTTQTETNQSVRIPDYQLCLRQPTVPQSCTATHQVHVEPLIRFVSGDGGFSSCGPGCMDLYVGRVGDDYWESDCGLFTWQVKYEVLHPEAITSATLEYVKYDDHTRVYYDNQLIYTGASGWFGDCELYTSWNEYPNTNVLYAFNSSGIKVFKEETRVSGRGEGYSRIRLRYDLSKLITQDEWSWDGPNCQNLANAITDGICQAGSQLSCTNDPANATGCYVDPTSQVMVCGTDLAQAPVASSSGIRNTCMNIQAAGNCDLNQYGQCWTDTAGTHCLEPPTNGVPSKTCESLETKGCSFIKSQCTSVLASGTCWDSVDTYDCGQTVGVPGIQSHTQQQCAGPIRCMGEDCISVNRTQSQDFSKAVALLNSAQQMAMDLHCDYANADLQQKDPTTCQVFQGKPASCKMVGGALSLVDCCETPEGAMGLGRYIDLLIATSQMDSAVMAMDSTSAIRGAWETMRTPFTLAGDAWNSFQADFASTVNDLVGTDMLSTSDLASQGLLDSLKGELMKSVAEWIGQTFGEAAGNALFSAGGQAAFDSAGNLTPAAQSGGVELGGGAAVAGELLSTLMTAYTVVMIIIMIIQIVYSCEEPEYELAAQKQLKVCTDLGTYCESKVAGVCWVRKESYCCYNSPLARILNEQIKPQLGMDFGTPESPTCTGIKVADLDRVDWTQVNLDKWLAILAQTGHLPSAANASSMLNLDQLTGTGSRLNPQKYGAASSGRQDTLTRTQGRMTDLDVTTVKRQSELEGWGMGPQ
- a CDS encoding DNA phosphorothioation-associated putative methyltransferase gives rise to the protein MLGKKVLNNVYWHCSLTESQKSEVQQTIKAAEALANLQPSHDYNVVKYDGKSNVLSLLWYPNFFEDPFPALEKSYRIDLTAQRVEKRSYQASFNPPILHRKELLVGKDAPNIEQFRQLTETAEQLGLFENPIQIGFKQAWEALIAEKGFQLIDYQFVPIGNDETTDNVRLELSESASISRHLTALSRSNLSAPMQCLARHGFLDGSLSVFDYGCGKGDDIRNLSANDITVSGWDPHYAPDQPKQAADIVNLGFVINVIENYQERLEALIGAYDLANQVLVVSAMLFNQNAFKGQAFNDGVITQRNTFQKYFTQSELKDFISETLETDTIPVAPGIFFVFKNQDAEQRFLLGRQRSQRNVLRLSRRPVSPAEPKLSRNEKKYLAYKHLLDPLWQKILELGRLPDKSEVDSLVELTEAFGTVNKAIRFTLDNNDEALFEQAQQSKIEDLITYFALQAFSKRKPYKHLEAGLQKDIKAFFGDYPNAIETAKSILFKISNAELIAAACQHSTEQGLGYLDEGEALHLHTSMVQELPALLRIYIGCATILYGDIEQTDLIKIHIQSGKLSLMRYDDFEDQPIPRLLERVKINLREQTFDLYEYGEEFEPTYLYVKSRFINEEFPHYAEQLNFDEQLLALNLFDLSGYGPKPEEFRQTLARARWEIDGFELIRSRSTPDLDEPCGNYLTYRQLIECGETQQATGIPNLPKQADSYNALYDLAINILDPVIDYFGMIRLSYGFCSHELGKHIKKRVAPKLDQHAAYELNSKKNLICPRLGAAVDFIVDDENMREVADWIAENMPYDRLYFYGEDRPIHVSYGPDNKKEYVDMLLTKTGIIIPKIKK
- a CDS encoding HU family DNA-binding protein — encoded protein: MNKSDLIDAIASHANLTKADAGRALDGLIQSIQTALKAGDSVALVGFGTFEVKERAERTGRNPQTGAAITIAAAKLPGFKAGKALKDAVQ
- a CDS encoding IS4 family transposase — protein: MGWVAEELSGIDLGDQRLNARSIKLLRRLSEKPSASIPAACGGWAETVAAYRFLSQEALEWQDILQPHMACTQTRMQSHPVVLCLQDTTELDFNGRSADGLGPLSYEAQRGMYLHPTFAVTPERLPLGVIDAWMWAREAKDEQGERPGISESVRWIEGYERIAERAQELPDTRLVYVADREGDILALMQRAHALNHSADWLIRAKHNRKLPDDSGKCWDRVAETEVLGELQFYLPPRPGRKGRPIVQQIRALRVSLPTANKEMFEVTALQATEVDPPTGEKPVEWRLLTNREAPALAEAATLIDWYRCRWEIEIFFNILKNGCQVEALQLAAMPRIELALSLFMIVAWRIGFLMRLGRSCPDMDCEIVFDREEWQAAWLVARKPLPPAPPKLNEAIRVIASFGGFLGRKGDGEPGVKSLWQGLQRVMDFAMGIRAVRETQGYV